From Bicyclus anynana chromosome 7, ilBicAnyn1.1, whole genome shotgun sequence, the proteins below share one genomic window:
- the LOC128198241 gene encoding uncharacterized protein LOC128198241 has translation MEEDGLSDSESTEKIGCKRPRESDGSDDGFTTVTRRKSKRGERENHGRDNVCEEGRSAEEKYTEVSLFGTHTLPKQMAFARFLRDENIGNVMKIKYKSPYKLIIRFSEKHNAQKLVNLKKLEELNIRAQFTTDSLLSYGIIKGVDLDTNEKELLESLSCDYDIISAKRLRRVNNEGKWVESESVRLCFNNPTAPLYINAYGCRFDVERYEFPVTQCSGCWKFNHVRKFCNLNKSICPKCTEYHDNCEIKEFKCVNCKGPHMALDKSCPFFIKEKEIRQIMSQRNVTYKVGLELFLKNKKEDEKYHDINDAINIEIDTDFIKEVPTNVNRTYSSVLKTKAEIHKNEKRPLVENKVNKSKNKDKTENKYKKTKVNSNNYNSENQNFEMDCDRSEDSDQDTTDPTEKAEKRRKRKFDVWKLLQRIKEIIVCEENVGDKVLLVVKAVFEECKLFLVDFLKEGKLYDILTNIIFNG, from the coding sequence atggaGGAAGATGGTTTGAGTGACTCAGAATCGACGGAAAAAATAGGGTGTAAGAGGCCGAGGGAGTCAGATGGTAGTGATGACGGATTCACAACGGTGACAAGACGAAAGTCGAAGAGAGGCGAGCGAGAAAATCACGGGCGAGATAATGTATGCGAGGAGGGAAGGAGTGCTGAGGAAAAATATACTgaagttagtttgtttggaacACATACACTCCCGAAACAGATGGCCTTTGCAAGATTTTTGAGAGACGAAAATATTGGAAatgtcatgaaaattaaatataaaagcccatacaaattaataatacgATTTAGCGAAAAACATAATGCCCAAAAATTggttaatttgaaaaaattagAAGAATTGAACATAAGGGCTCAATTCACAACTGACAGCTTATTATCCTACGGTATTATCAAAGGTGTTGATCTGGATACTAACGAAAAAGAGCTATTGGAGAGTCTAAGTTGTGATTACGACATAATTTCTGCTAAAAGGTTGCGACGTGTGAATAATGAGGGTAAATGGGTTGAAAGCGAATCGGTGAGACTATGTTTTAATAACCCTACTGCGCCTTTATACATAAACGCGTATGGATGTAGATTCGATGTTGAACGATACGAGTTTCCTGTGACACAATGTTCTGGGTGCTGGAAATTTAATCACGTTaggaaattttgtaatttaaataaaagcataTGTCCAAAATGTACTGAATATCATGATAACTGTGAAATAAAGGAATTCAAATGTGTAAATTGCAAAGGTCCCCATATGGCTCTTGATAAGAGCTgccctttttttattaaagaaaaagaaattagaCAAATAATGAGTCAAAGAAATGTTACATATAAGGTGGGTCTTGagttatttcttaaaaataaaaaagaagatgAAAAATATCACGACATAAATGACGCAATAAACATAGAAATAGATACAGACTTTATAAAGGAAGTTCCAACGAATGTGAATAGAACTTACAGCAGTGTACTCAAAACCAAGGcggaaatacataaaaatgaaaaaagaccTTTAGTTGAGAATAAAGTTAATAAGAGTAAAAATAAggacaaaacagaaaataagtataaaaaaaccaaggttaattcaaataattataatagtgaAAATCAGAACTTCGAAATGGATTGCGACCGAAGCGAAGACAGCGATCAGGATACGACAGATCCTACAGAAAAAgcagaaaaaagaagaaaaagaaagttTGACGTGTGGAAACTACTTCAACGAATTAAGGAAATTATTGTCTGTGAAGAAAACGTTGGTGACAAAGTTTTGTTAGTGGTAAAAGCTGTTTTTGAAGAATGTAagttgtttttagttgattttttgaAAGAAGGAAAGTTATATGACAttcttacaaatataatatttaatggaTAA